ATCATTACTTAAAGGTGAATTAATCGCGCAAAACATTGAAGAGGCTACAGATTATTACCTGTCAACACAAAGAGAGCTAATAAAGCATTTTACTTATTTCCCAAGTTGCGTTAAAGCTGACTTCAGCAAAACGGCTCCAATAAGTGCAGTTAATGCAGGAATCCTGGGAGGTAACAACATTGGTTTTATTAATGAATATAGCCGATTAGCATTTAAATATATAAATAAGAATATAAATAATCTCTCTTTTATAAATGTTAATCGTTTCAATGTGTTTTTTGAACAGCATCTATTCTACTCTCTTGCAAAGCAGAGGAATCTGCCAATTAATGTACTATTCCCTATTAAAATTAAAGATAATGAGTATAAGCATCTCTGTGATTTTCATGAAACGCCTTGTAAAAAACAATATTTGCATCTTTTGGGTCAATCTAAAAAGGATGAATATACTTGTATTCAAATGGCATTAAAACTAAGAGATTTGTATCCTGAACATTATTACAAGATAATGTCAATTTTTAAAAGAAAAGAATCACGTTTATTCTTAGAGCTTTATGATAGAGCAAATCTGAATACTTTGGAAGATTATCTTAAATTTAATAATAAGGCAGAAAAAATATTCAATAAAGGAAAATCAGAGATAGATACGAAAAGTCGAGCTAATTACGGTATGAGTTATTATAGTGGTGCGTTTGACTTATCTATTTCGCAAGCTGTTGCAAGAAAGAACATCAATAAAATAGATAATCCTCTAATTAAGGAAAAAGCTTATATTGATTATGAAGTATTCATAAAGCATTTAATTAAATATTTAGACAATTGTAGGAAGATTAATCTCTATTACTTGTATGGACGAGATATAAAATCAGCCCGCTGGTATTGTGAGCTCTTTTCTAACGATGAAAATTATCAAGATAAAATTATTTCAAAATGTAAACATATTGAGATAATTGAGTCAGAGTTCGATTGGGCAGGTATTATAAATAAGAACAAGCGGATGGGTGTTAAGTATTACGAAAATATAAAATTATCACCAGGCATTTTTTATAATTTAATCATCCCTGAAGTTCATCATAATAAGGTTTCATTTTTTGATCTTGATGAGTTAGAAAAATTAATTTTAGATAACTTATCTGTGCCCCTATCAATTGAAAGGTTGATCCATAAAATGAAATATTACACAGATGAAAACGTGCTTCAAAATCACATGCATATTTATAGTAAACTTATAGTTACCCTAATTAAACAATTAGTTATAAAAAAAGCAATTAGACCCAGTTAACTACTTATTTTTCATACAAAAACTTTGAGAAACTCATTTCCACTTTATAAACAGCTTGATTCTATGGACTGTGGCCCGACCTGCCTTCGTATGGTGGCAAAGTACTACGGCCGTTCTATTTCATTGGAGTACCTGCGAAATAAGTCGCAATATGGTAAAGAAGGTGTATCAATGCTTGGCCTGTCCGATGCTGCAGAAAATATTGGGTTAAGATCTGTCGGAGCCAAACTTACTTTTGAACAACTTATTAATAATGCCCCACTGCCTGCCGTTATTCATTGGGACCACTACCACTTTGTAGTTTTAACTCCTGAATCAACTAATAAAAAACTGGTAATAGCCGATCCAGCAAAAGGATTCATCAAGCTTAATAAAGACGATTTTCTAAGACACTGGCTCTCCACTATTGAAAATGAATCAGGTAAAGGCACTGCTCTTTTGTTGGAACCCATTCCTCTCTTTGAAGAAATGGATTTCAAAGATGTCGATCAGGCAAAGAAAACAAAAATTGGCAGAGATTACTTGTTCAGCTATGTAAAACAACATAAGGCTTATTTTTATCAGATATTTCTGGGCTTACTTTTAGGCAGTATTTTACAACTCATTTTCCCTTACCTTACGCAAAGTATTGTTGATAAAGGCATCGATAATCGGAATATAAATTTTATACAAATTATCCTGGCAGCACAGCTAATGCTGCTGTTTTCACAGACAGTGATAGAATTCATCCGTAGCCGTATATTGCTACACATCAGCACAAGAATAAATGTTTCTCTGCTATCAGGCTTTTGGGCCAAGCTCTTAAAGCTTCCGATGCAGTTCTTCGATAGTAAACATCCTGGTGATATTATGCAGCGCGTAAGTGATCATCAGCGCATAGAAAGTTTTTTGACAGGAACGGCATTGAACACTCTCTTTTCGATTATAACCCTTGTTGTTCTTTCCTTTGTTTTACTTTCGTACAATATTATCATATTTGTCATTTTTCTTTTTGGTAGTTTGCTATACCTAATCTGGATACGATTTTTTTTAAAGTACCGTCGGGAACTTGATTACCAGCGTTTTGCCATAGCTGCCAAAGAAACCAATGCCACAATGCAATTGATTTATGGTATGCAAGAAATAAAACTTAATAATGCTGAGAATACTTACCGCTGGGCATGGGAAGGACTACAGGCAGGCTTATTTAAGCTTAACTTTAGAACTTTATCGGTTAGCCAATACCAACAAATAGGTGCGTTCTTTATTAATCAAGGTAAAAATATTCTCATTACCTTTATAGTAGCCAAGCTGGTTGTGGAAGGCGAGCTTACCTTAGGTATGATGCTTGCAATTCAATACATCATAGGTCAATTAAACAGCCCGATAGATCAGTTGATTGGATTTACACAACAGGCACAGGATGCGAAAATTTCTTTAGAGCGTCTAAACGATATTCATCTGCTAGATGACGAAGAGCCTGTTCAAAAACATTTCAATCATTATTTACCCGAAGAACATAGCATTCATATAAAGAACCTTTCTTTCACTTATCCAGGCGCAGGCAATGAGCCTGTACTGAAAAATATAAATTTAACACTACCGATGAGCAAGGTAACCGCTATTGTCGGTATGAGTGGAAGCGGTAAGACGACTCTTATGAAATTGCTTTTGAAGTTTCATGAAACGTACAAAGGCGATATTTTTATAGGTAACTCAAGTTTTAAAACTATAAGCCCAAAATTTTGGCGCAGCGCAAGCGGTGCAGTTATGCAGGATAGTTTTGTATTTAATGATAATATACGAAAAAATATTACTGTTACCAATGAAAAGGTTGATGAGCAACGCCTTCTCTATGCCTGCAAAACAGCCAATATACTTTCCTTTATTGAATCATTGCCATTAGGCTTTTATACAAAGCTGGGTGCAGAAGGCAATGGCATTAGTGGCGGGCAGAAACAAAGATTGGCTATTGCAAGGGCAGTATATAAAAATCCTCAAATTTTATTCTTCGACGAGGCTACCAATTCCTTAGATGCCAATAATGAAAAAGAGATTTTGGAAAACCTGCAGCAATTCCTTAATGGCAAAACAGTGATTGTTGTGGCTCATCGTCTCAGCACGGTAAAAAATGCAGATAAGATTGTGGTGATGGTTAATGGGGAAATTGCCGAAGAAGGCACACATACAGAACTTACAATGAGAAAAGGCAAGTATTACGAACTCGTAAAGAACCAATTAGAATTAGGAAATTAATTCATAACAAACATATCAAGGAACCATCTGGTTAGCCGGGAAAAATGATGTAAGATGGAAACAGATAATACTTTACTACTTCTCGACAATGCGCCTATTGAAAGTGTGCCCAAAATGAAAAATACATTTGGCGATCATGGAAATGAGATCGACGAAATTATTTCGAGAAAAGTACCTTTTATTGTGCGCTGGGGTACTGTCTTATTTTTACTCCTGTTCATGCTGCTTGCTTTAATATGCTGGTTTATTCAATACCCAGACATTATTTCTGCCAGTGCTAAATTGAATAGTGCCAATGCTCCCCGACAGGTAATTGCAAGAGCAGATGGCAAATTGGTAAGGATAATAGTAAAAGAAAATGAAAAAGTAGATGCGGGGCAAGTTTTAGGTTACATGGAAAGTATTGCTAATCCGCAGTCGGTAATGGAAATTAAAAAACGATTAGCAACCATCAACAGCCTTATAAGTCAAAATAGAACAGATGAAATAATCTATTTATTTCCTGATCATACTAATCATCAGTTTCTGAATAACTTAGGGGAATTACAGACTCCCTATCAAACCTTCACCCAATCTTTTACTATGTTCAGGGATGTTTTAAGCAATGGTTTCTTTCTGCAGAAGAAAAAAATGTTGGTTACAGACATACAGAACATTCAAAAGATGCATGATATATTAACCTATCAAAAGGATTTGCTACAACAGGATTTTTCATTAAGTAGTCAAACTTTTGAGTCTAATGAATCTTTGGCTAAAGACAAAGTGATATCTCAGTTAGACTACCGTAACGAAAAAAGTAGACTAATAGACAAGCAATTATCCTTACCACAAATTGATGCATCCATTGTTTCCAATGATATCCAGCTAAATGAAAAAAGAAAAGAAATTGCTGAACTGGAAAATCAAATTATTGTGCATAAAAACACCTTCATACAGGCATTGCGAACAATGAAAAGCCAGGTGCAATCATGGGAGTATGAATTCCTGCTGAAAGCACCTGTATCGGGAACAGTTGTCTTCATTGGCTTTCTACAGGAAAATCAAGAAATGAAATCCGGGCAACCTTTATTCTATGTGCAGCCTGACAATGCTTCTTACTTTGTTGAATTACTCATTCCCCAATACAACTTCGGTAAAGTAAAACCAGGGCAACAGGTTATATTAAAATTTCAGGCCTATCCTTATCAACAGTACGGTTCAGTACTTGGCCAGATTGACTATATTAAGAGCACGCCAACCGACAGCGGTTATTTAGCAAAAGTTATCTTGCCTGATGGATTTATAACGAATCACAAAAAGCCTTTGCGATTTCAGCACGGCTTACTTGCACAGGCAGACATCATAACAGAAGACATGCGACTTTTAGAACGTTTTTATTTTGATCTTCTTAAACAGTTTAAAGAATAGCAGAAGGTTTACGTCATATGAAGGAAAGTGTATAAAGCCCATAGCGCAAGCTAATCTACCCAAAGAGCCTGCCCTACGTTTTTTAAGTGAGAAAATAAAAAATTGATGGCAAATTCAGCACTCACAGCGAGAGACTGCTGATCCGTATTTAGAATGTAATGAGACGGTTGCACGGTTATGCCTATCAACAGGATCTGCTTTTAGTTTTTCGAGCTTTAGAAATTGACTATCTTTGGTTCATAAAAAGCAAGCAGCAGTAGGTTTTGCCGACTTAGCCGTAGAGGGTCACAAGATCAAAAATAAGTTCCTCGGCCAGATTAACCCTGTGGTGGACTGGCACCCGCTCTCCTCCATCATGGACAAACATTACGTCAAAGGTGCCAGCGCCACCGGCACTCCTGCTTATTGTCGGCTTCCCGGATCGTCGGTCATCTAAAAGTTTAAAACCTCTTAATTGACTCTCCAAAAACCAGGCCGCTGTAAAATAGAGGATTCGGTCAGGTTGCCGTACTGTTGCTTCATCTTTCCCTTCAGCTCGTTCCAGTCGCCTCGGGTTCTGTATTCTGTTTCGTTCATGTCCGTTTTCTTTAGTTATATATACAGCTTTACGTACTTGGTACCGGAGCGTTATCTGTAGGCTTTTGGAAAGTATGTGCGTAGGAAGCGGGCGCCCTTTGCTGTAGTTACAGGGATGTCAGCTGAGGTTGAGCAGTGCCTGATACCGGTGGTAAGTAAGGGCTCATGCATTAAATGGCAACATGTTGTATAATCAGAAAACCTTTTGCATATTTGACGAGTAATGGCAGTAGGGCAGCGCATGGACGGTGCAGCAGGCCAAACAGAAAAATGAATGCCGCTGTGCCATTACGTGCTTCTAAGAGTGTGGAGCGCTTCTGCTCTTCTGCTAAAATTTATTGCCGCCTTGTCAGCCGCCACAAATGTCCGCTACCTGAAAACAGTACTTAAGTCTGAAATCGCCCTGGTAGGGTGGAGTATTGCTTTGCTTTTGTCCCAGCGAATAACGTTTCACCATCTTTAACAACAACGTATGAAGAAAATTTACACTACATCTCAGGTGCGCCCCAAGCGCACCAAGGCAGGTAGTCCGTCACAAAAGAAAAGGTTCGCCATACTTCTGGCCGCCTTGTGCCTGGCGCAGGGGGCGGAGGCTTCTGTGCTGCCTGGCACTGACATGAACCGGCTGGCCTTCTTTCAGGGCACAGAGGTAAGAGGAAAGGTAGTAGGCGACGACGGCGTGGGGGTACCGGGCGCCACTGTGGTGGTGAAGGGTACCACCGTGGGCACGGCTACAGACGCAGAGGGTAATTTCGTGCTGAACGTGCCGAACGGCGATGCGACGCTGGTCATCTCCTTTATCGGTTTCAAAACCCAGGAGGTGCCGATTAACAACCGCTCTACGGTAAATGTGACGCTCTCTACTGATGCACAGGCTCTGGAGGAAGTAGTAGTGACAGGCTACGGTACGCAGAAAAAGGCAGACGTGACTGGAGCCACCGCCACCGTGAACTCAGATGACCTGAACGCGGGGGTTATAAACAACCCGATGCAGGCAGTGCAGGGTAAAGTGGCTGGCCTTAACGTGGTTTCCGGCGGCGGCGACCCGACAAGTAACCGCCCGGTTATCCGTTTAAGGGGTACCTCGTCGCTCAGCGCCAACAGCGAACCGCTGATTGTGATAGACGGTGTGGCAGGAGCCTCCCTAAGCACCGTTGCCCCGGAAGACATTGCCTCCATGGATATTCTGAAAGACGCCTCCTCTGCCGCCATCTACGGCTCCAGGGGTGCAAACGGAGTTATCATCATAACTACCAAGCGGGGCCAACCCGGTAAACCCGTTGTGGAACTGAGCAGCTATGTGGGGCTGGAAGAGGTGTCCAACACGATACCTTTTCTGTCGCCGGACGAATTCGTGACAAAGTTAGAGGAACAGGGCCTCGACCGCAATGCCTACGATTTCGGCGCCCGCACCGACTGGTTTGATGAGATTACCCGCAAGGCCATCAGCCAGAACTACAGTATGGCTGTTTCAGGGGGGGCAGATAACTTCACTTACCGTGGCTCTGTGGTATACCTTGACCAGCCGGGTATTGCCATCAACTCGGGCTTCGACCGCCTGAACGCGCGTTTGAACCTGTCTCAGACAGCCCTGGACGATAAGCTGGAAATTCAGCTGTTGCTGTCGCAGCAGGTGAGCAACAAGGACTTCGTGGACTATTTCTCCTTCCTAACGGCGGGCAGGCTGAACCCTACCTTCCCCGTCTTCAACGACGACGGCACATACCTGCAGCCTGGGGTGGCCGGTTTCGATCAGTTCAACGGAAGGGGTATTCCGGGAGGCTTTGAAATAGAGAACCCGGTGGCCAGGATGATGCAGCTCACCAATGAGTCACGGGAGAAGCAGACGCTGGCTAACCTGAAGGTCTTCCTGGAGCCCGCAGAAGGACTGCGATTGGGTGTTAATACCTCCATTAACAACTACAATAGCCTGTATGGCTTTTTCAGGCCGAGCACTTTTAAAGCAAGCAGCAACAATACCGCCTATGCTACCCGCAATCAGCGGGAAGTGATAGACTGGCTGACGGAGCTCACGGCACAGTATGAAGGAGCAGCCGGAGACCATGAGTATTCCTTCCTGGCGGGCTATACCTACCAGAACCTGTCGAACGAAGGGTTTAGCGCCGGGAACAGCCGCTTCCCCAATGTGTTCGGGTATAACAACCTGGGTGCCGGTAACGCGAACATCGATGATACCAACTCTACCAACAGAGAGGTAGGCTCCTATAAATCGGAGGCGATTCTTATCGGCTTCATTGGGCGTGTTAACTACTCCTATAAAGACAAGTACCTGCTGACCTCCAATATCCGGCGTGACGGATCTTCCCGTTTCGGTGAGAACAACCGCTGGGGCTGGTTCCCGTCTGTTTCTGTGGGCTGGCGCATTACGCAGGAACCATTCATGAGTGGGGTAACCTTCGTGGATGACCTGAAACTGCGTGTGGGCTACGGAGTGACCGGCAACCAGGAAGGTATTGCAGATTACGCTTCCCGGCTGCTGTTTGGCCCAAGCGGCTCTTATTTCACAAGCGGTGGCTTCCAGACAGCTTATAACTACAGCCAGAATACTAACCCGGACTTAAAATGGGAGACCTCGGCCATGACAAACATCGGGCTGGACTTTACCTTCCTGGGTGGCAGGCTGAACGGCTCGCTGGAGTTCTACAACAAAGACACCGAGGACCTGCTGTTTGACTATCCAATTTCTATCGGTACGAAATACGGCTCTGGCCAGCTGACTGCTGTGACGAACAGCATACTGGCAAACGTGGGGGAGATAAACAACAAAGGGGTTGAACTGGCTCTGGATTATATTGTGATTGATAACAATGATTTCCAGTGGAACACGAACGTCAATTTTGCGCATAATACCAACGAAATCGTTTCGCTGAGCTCCGGTATATTCGAGTACGACAACTCCACCCCCCGAACCTATGGTGGCTTCGGCAGCGGGCAGGGCGGTATTGCACAACCGGTGGTGCTGCAGGAAGGCTATCCGATCGGCCAGTTTTATGGCCCTGTTTTCGAAGGATTTAGCACCGATGATGACGGAAATCCCTCTTATGTTTTCCAGGATGTCGATGGAGACGGTGAAATTGAGCCTTTCGGAGGAGACCGTACCTACCTGGGCGATGCGAACCCGGACCTGACCTTTGGATGGGGAAACGACTTTACCTATAAGAACTTCAACCTGAACTT
This window of the Pontibacter russatus genome carries:
- a CDS encoding DUF6734 family protein, giving the protein MRFIQTLHIDKIKDPFSHSFGWAAPEYHLMSWTLCSLQLQKIYKKIDLYANSSAAKLLIDTLELPYDNVYITHDNLTLSNENLWALPKIYTYSLQHAPFLHIDGDIFLFNQFDESLLKGELIAQNIEEATDYYLSTQRELIKHFTYFPSCVKADFSKTAPISAVNAGILGGNNIGFINEYSRLAFKYINKNINNLSFINVNRFNVFFEQHLFYSLAKQRNLPINVLFPIKIKDNEYKHLCDFHETPCKKQYLHLLGQSKKDEYTCIQMALKLRDLYPEHYYKIMSIFKRKESRLFLELYDRANLNTLEDYLKFNNKAEKIFNKGKSEIDTKSRANYGMSYYSGAFDLSISQAVARKNINKIDNPLIKEKAYIDYEVFIKHLIKYLDNCRKINLYYLYGRDIKSARWYCELFSNDENYQDKIISKCKHIEIIESEFDWAGIINKNKRMGVKYYENIKLSPGIFYNLIIPEVHHNKVSFFDLDELEKLILDNLSVPLSIERLIHKMKYYTDENVLQNHMHIYSKLIVTLIKQLVIKKAIRPS
- a CDS encoding peptidase domain-containing ABC transporter, translated to MRNSFPLYKQLDSMDCGPTCLRMVAKYYGRSISLEYLRNKSQYGKEGVSMLGLSDAAENIGLRSVGAKLTFEQLINNAPLPAVIHWDHYHFVVLTPESTNKKLVIADPAKGFIKLNKDDFLRHWLSTIENESGKGTALLLEPIPLFEEMDFKDVDQAKKTKIGRDYLFSYVKQHKAYFYQIFLGLLLGSILQLIFPYLTQSIVDKGIDNRNINFIQIILAAQLMLLFSQTVIEFIRSRILLHISTRINVSLLSGFWAKLLKLPMQFFDSKHPGDIMQRVSDHQRIESFLTGTALNTLFSIITLVVLSFVLLSYNIIIFVIFLFGSLLYLIWIRFFLKYRRELDYQRFAIAAKETNATMQLIYGMQEIKLNNAENTYRWAWEGLQAGLFKLNFRTLSVSQYQQIGAFFINQGKNILITFIVAKLVVEGELTLGMMLAIQYIIGQLNSPIDQLIGFTQQAQDAKISLERLNDIHLLDDEEPVQKHFNHYLPEEHSIHIKNLSFTYPGAGNEPVLKNINLTLPMSKVTAIVGMSGSGKTTLMKLLLKFHETYKGDIFIGNSSFKTISPKFWRSASGAVMQDSFVFNDNIRKNITVTNEKVDEQRLLYACKTANILSFIESLPLGFYTKLGAEGNGISGGQKQRLAIARAVYKNPQILFFDEATNSLDANNEKEILENLQQFLNGKTVIVVAHRLSTVKNADKIVVMVNGEIAEEGTHTELTMRKGKYYELVKNQLELGN
- a CDS encoding HlyD family efflux transporter periplasmic adaptor subunit produces the protein METDNTLLLLDNAPIESVPKMKNTFGDHGNEIDEIISRKVPFIVRWGTVLFLLLFMLLALICWFIQYPDIISASAKLNSANAPRQVIARADGKLVRIIVKENEKVDAGQVLGYMESIANPQSVMEIKKRLATINSLISQNRTDEIIYLFPDHTNHQFLNNLGELQTPYQTFTQSFTMFRDVLSNGFFLQKKKMLVTDIQNIQKMHDILTYQKDLLQQDFSLSSQTFESNESLAKDKVISQLDYRNEKSRLIDKQLSLPQIDASIVSNDIQLNEKRKEIAELENQIIVHKNTFIQALRTMKSQVQSWEYEFLLKAPVSGTVVFIGFLQENQEMKSGQPLFYVQPDNASYFVELLIPQYNFGKVKPGQQVILKFQAYPYQQYGSVLGQIDYIKSTPTDSGYLAKVILPDGFITNHKKPLRFQHGLLAQADIITEDMRLLERFYFDLLKQFKE
- a CDS encoding CsbD family protein — encoded protein: MNETEYRTRGDWNELKGKMKQQYGNLTESSILQRPGFWRVN
- a CDS encoding SusC/RagA family TonB-linked outer membrane protein, coding for MKKIYTTSQVRPKRTKAGSPSQKKRFAILLAALCLAQGAEASVLPGTDMNRLAFFQGTEVRGKVVGDDGVGVPGATVVVKGTTVGTATDAEGNFVLNVPNGDATLVISFIGFKTQEVPINNRSTVNVTLSTDAQALEEVVVTGYGTQKKADVTGATATVNSDDLNAGVINNPMQAVQGKVAGLNVVSGGGDPTSNRPVIRLRGTSSLSANSEPLIVIDGVAGASLSTVAPEDIASMDILKDASSAAIYGSRGANGVIIITTKRGQPGKPVVELSSYVGLEEVSNTIPFLSPDEFVTKLEEQGLDRNAYDFGARTDWFDEITRKAISQNYSMAVSGGADNFTYRGSVVYLDQPGIAINSGFDRLNARLNLSQTALDDKLEIQLLLSQQVSNKDFVDYFSFLTAGRLNPTFPVFNDDGTYLQPGVAGFDQFNGRGIPGGFEIENPVARMMQLTNESREKQTLANLKVFLEPAEGLRLGVNTSINNYNSLYGFFRPSTFKASSNNTAYATRNQREVIDWLTELTAQYEGAAGDHEYSFLAGYTYQNLSNEGFSAGNSRFPNVFGYNNLGAGNANIDDTNSTNREVGSYKSEAILIGFIGRVNYSYKDKYLLTSNIRRDGSSRFGENNRWGWFPSVSVGWRITQEPFMSGVTFVDDLKLRVGYGVTGNQEGIADYASRLLFGPSGSYFTSGGFQTAYNYSQNTNPDLKWETSAMTNIGLDFTFLGGRLNGSLEFYNKDTEDLLFDYPISIGTKYGSGQLTAVTNSILANVGEINNKGVELALDYIVIDNNDFQWNTNVNFAHNTNEIVSLSSGIFEYDNSTPRTYGGFGSGQGGIAQPVVLQEGYPIGQFYGPVFEGFSTDDDGNPSYVFQDVDGDGEIEPFGGDRTYLGDANPDLTFGWGNDFTYKNFNLNFLFRGAVGHQIVNGPYIYSANPNRFPSNNVIVDAFETGIPEGLSPAFSSLWVEDADFVRLDNWRLSYRIPAFGKYITGAQVYIAGNNTFVITGYRGIDPEPRLGASRDIYGGLQTNVGGATISAADAAAIGLSPGIEPVTFYPRTRSFSLGISLTL